A stretch of the Cellulomonas sp. WB94 genome encodes the following:
- a CDS encoding carbonic anhydrase translates to MTLTPAQAWAALRDGNDRFVRGAMEHPSQGIDHRASLSEEQHPFAVIFGCSDSRVAAEIIFDQGLGDVFVVRTAGHVLDTTVIGSIEYGVELLGASLVVVLGHDSCGAVAAATTALTTGELPRGFVRAIVDRVIPSIVNIAGGEDRRAIASLSAAELGHEHVRHTVEMLRGYSAALAAAVDEGRCAIIGLEYTLADGRVHLAETLGDIGA, encoded by the coding sequence ATGACCCTCACACCGGCACAGGCGTGGGCCGCGCTGCGCGACGGCAACGACCGGTTCGTCCGCGGGGCGATGGAGCACCCCTCGCAGGGCATCGACCACCGGGCGTCGCTCAGCGAGGAGCAGCACCCGTTCGCCGTCATCTTCGGGTGCTCCGACAGCCGCGTCGCCGCCGAGATCATCTTCGACCAGGGGCTCGGTGACGTCTTCGTCGTCCGGACGGCGGGCCACGTGCTCGACACGACGGTCATCGGCTCGATCGAGTACGGCGTCGAGCTGCTCGGCGCGTCGCTCGTCGTGGTGCTCGGCCACGACAGCTGTGGCGCCGTCGCAGCAGCGACCACGGCGCTGACCACCGGTGAGCTGCCGCGGGGCTTCGTGCGCGCCATCGTCGACCGCGTCATCCCGAGCATCGTCAACATCGCGGGCGGCGAGGACCGGCGCGCCATCGCCTCGCTCTCCGCGGCGGAGCTCGGCCACGAGCACGTGCGGCACACGGTGGAGATGCTGCGGGGCTACTCGGCTGCGCTCGCGGCCGCCGTCGACGAGGGCCGATGCGCAATCATCGGCCTGGAGTACACGCTCGCCGACGGTCGGGTGCACCTCGCCGAGACGCTCGGGGACATCGGCGCCTGA
- a CDS encoding carbohydrate kinase, with the protein MRDDPRRRGERNGRPRALVVGEALVDVVRRTDGSVAEHPGGSPMNVAIGLGRLGRGVDLLTWLGDDDRGDAVRRHLEASAVRVLTGDTSPASTSVATANLDAAGVATYDFDLVWDLPTHWDEPDVAPIVVHTGSIAAVLAPGGSAVLRLVAEHRTTSTITYDPNLRPALMGTPEATRPRVEALVALSDVVKVSDEDLEWLHPGVAPSDIAEEWARLGPGLVVVTHGGDGAFACTAAGVRLAVPAPRVEVADTVGAGDSFMAGLIDGLWSAGLLGADRRGALADVNAATLQHVLARCARIAAITVSRAGANPPSSVELGEG; encoded by the coding sequence GTGCGCGATGACCCACGACGACGCGGCGAACGCAACGGTCGCCCCCGGGCGCTGGTGGTCGGTGAGGCCCTCGTCGACGTCGTGCGCCGCACCGACGGCTCGGTCGCGGAGCACCCGGGCGGCAGCCCCATGAACGTCGCGATCGGGCTGGGCCGGCTCGGGCGCGGTGTCGACCTGCTGACCTGGCTCGGCGACGACGACCGCGGCGACGCGGTGCGCCGTCACCTCGAGGCCTCCGCCGTGCGGGTCCTGACGGGCGACACGTCCCCGGCGTCGACCTCGGTCGCGACCGCGAACCTCGACGCGGCAGGCGTCGCGACCTACGACTTCGACCTGGTCTGGGACCTGCCGACGCACTGGGACGAACCCGACGTCGCCCCGATCGTCGTGCACACGGGCTCGATCGCGGCGGTGCTCGCGCCGGGAGGGTCGGCAGTCCTCCGGCTCGTCGCGGAGCACCGCACGACGTCGACCATCACCTACGACCCCAACCTGCGGCCCGCGCTCATGGGCACACCCGAGGCGACACGTCCGCGAGTGGAGGCGCTCGTGGCGCTGTCGGACGTCGTCAAGGTCAGCGACGAGGACCTCGAGTGGCTGCACCCCGGTGTCGCGCCGAGCGACATCGCCGAGGAGTGGGCACGCCTCGGGCCCGGCCTCGTCGTCGTGACGCACGGCGGCGACGGCGCGTTCGCCTGCACCGCCGCGGGTGTGCGGCTCGCCGTCCCGGCCCCGCGCGTCGAGGTCGCCGACACCGTCGGCGCGGGCGACTCGTTCATGGCCGGCCTGATCGACGGGCTCTGGTCCGCCGGCCTGCTCGGCGCGGACCGCCGCGGGGCCCTCGCCGACGTGAACGCAGCCACGCTCCAGCACGTGCTCGCCCGGTGCGCGCGCATCGCGGCCATCACCGTGTCGCGGGCGGGCGCGAACCCGCCCTCGTCGGTCGAGCTGGGAGAGGGCTGA
- a CDS encoding exodeoxyribonuclease VII small subunit, protein MDLTGLSYEQARDELVAVVARLEAGGASLEESLELWERGEALAARCQEWLDGARRRLDSSRGDGSATQDAADAADTDADAQQPGGAR, encoded by the coding sequence ATCGACCTCACGGGGCTCAGCTACGAGCAGGCCCGGGACGAGCTCGTGGCCGTCGTGGCCCGGCTCGAGGCGGGCGGCGCGAGCCTCGAGGAGTCGCTCGAGCTGTGGGAGCGCGGAGAGGCGCTCGCCGCCCGCTGCCAGGAGTGGCTCGACGGCGCGCGGCGACGGCTGGACTCGTCGCGCGGGGACGGCTCCGCGACGCAGGACGCTGCCGACGCAGCCGACACCGATGCCGACGCGCAGCAGCCGGGCGGTGCGCGATGA
- the xseA gene encoding exodeoxyribonuclease VII large subunit, producing the protein MTDHTVGALPEKAIETTAERPWPVRLLSAKISDYVARMSPVWVEGQIVQLNRRPGAGIAFLTLRDTDADMSLPVSMTAGVLAAAATPLAEGAHVVVHAKPVFWTKRGTLQLSADDVRAIGVGELLARIEHLKRVLAAEGLFDADRKVPLPFLPRVVGLVCGRESKAEHDVVVNARARWPQVEFVIREVAVQGVGAVPQVSAAIAELDADPRVEVIVVARGGGAVEDLLPFSNETLVRVAAACRTPLVSAIGHETDTPLLDLVADYRASTPTDAAKRIVPDVSEERARLVQARSRMRAALTHRFAREQAGLDALRSRPVLATPATLVDGREREVHRLRVAAGNALDRVLTGAAGQCGRLAAQVRALSPAATLERGYAVVQRANGAVVRDPAEVSPGDALRVRVARGELHATVSGR; encoded by the coding sequence GTGACGGATCACACGGTGGGCGCGCTGCCCGAGAAGGCGATCGAGACGACCGCCGAGCGGCCCTGGCCGGTCCGGCTGCTGTCGGCGAAGATCTCCGACTACGTCGCTCGGATGTCACCTGTCTGGGTCGAGGGGCAGATCGTCCAGCTCAACCGGCGGCCCGGCGCGGGGATCGCGTTCCTCACGCTGCGGGACACCGACGCCGACATGTCGCTCCCGGTGTCCATGACGGCCGGCGTCCTCGCGGCCGCCGCGACGCCGCTCGCCGAGGGCGCCCACGTCGTCGTCCACGCCAAGCCGGTGTTCTGGACGAAGCGCGGGACGCTGCAGCTCAGCGCGGACGACGTCCGGGCGATCGGCGTCGGCGAGCTGCTGGCCCGGATCGAGCACCTGAAGCGGGTCCTCGCCGCCGAGGGCCTGTTCGACGCCGACCGCAAGGTCCCCCTGCCGTTCCTCCCCCGCGTCGTCGGTCTCGTGTGCGGACGCGAGTCCAAGGCCGAGCACGACGTGGTCGTCAACGCCCGGGCCCGCTGGCCCCAGGTCGAGTTCGTCATCCGTGAGGTCGCCGTGCAGGGGGTCGGCGCGGTACCGCAGGTCAGTGCCGCGATCGCGGAGCTGGACGCCGACCCGCGCGTCGAGGTCATCGTCGTGGCGCGCGGCGGCGGCGCAGTCGAGGACCTCCTGCCGTTCAGCAACGAGACCCTCGTCCGGGTCGCCGCCGCGTGCCGGACGCCGCTGGTCAGCGCCATCGGCCACGAGACCGACACGCCGCTGCTCGACCTGGTCGCGGACTACCGCGCGTCGACCCCGACCGACGCCGCCAAGCGCATCGTGCCCGACGTCTCCGAGGAGCGGGCCCGGCTCGTGCAGGCCAGGTCGCGGATGCGAGCGGCACTCACGCACCGGTTCGCGCGCGAGCAGGCCGGTCTCGACGCGCTGCGCAGCCGACCCGTCCTCGCGACACCGGCCACGCTCGTCGACGGACGCGAGCGTGAGGTGCACCGCCTGCGGGTCGCCGCCGGGAACGCGCTCGACCGGGTCCTGACCGGTGCGGCGGGGCAGTGCGGCCGGCTCGCCGCGCAGGTCCGTGCGCTCTCGCCGGCGGCGACGCTCGAGCGCGGGTACGCGGTCGTCCAGCGGGCGAACGGCGCGGTGGTGCGCGACCCGGCCGAGGTCAGCCCGGGTGACGCCCTCCGGGTGCGGGTCGCCCGCGGGGAGCTGCACGCGACGGTCTCCGGGAGGTAG
- a CDS encoding 4-hydroxy-3-methylbut-2-enyl diphosphate reductase, with the protein MNPGTEPLRRKRVLLAAPRGYCAGVDRAVIAVEKALDLHGAPVYVRKEIVHNKFVVETLAARGAIFVDDTDEVPEGARVVFSAHGVSPAVHAAAAARSLVTIDATCPLVTKVHKEAVRFASDDYDILLIGHAGHEEVEGTQGEAPAHIQVVNSPDEVDAVTVRDPDKVVWISQTTLSVDETMETVRRLRERFPTLQDPPSDDICYATQNRQVAVKKLAPECDVVLTVGSANSSNSVRLVEVALDSGARASYRIDTAAEIDPAWLEGATTVGVTSGASVPEILVRDVLASLATHGFADVEEVRTATEDLMFSLPRELRADLKNAGTPVERPRRESRGELGVQPV; encoded by the coding sequence GTGAACCCCGGTACCGAGCCCCTGCGCCGCAAGCGCGTCCTGCTGGCGGCACCGCGCGGCTACTGCGCCGGTGTCGACCGTGCGGTGATCGCCGTCGAGAAGGCGCTCGACCTGCACGGCGCACCGGTCTACGTGCGCAAGGAGATCGTCCACAACAAGTTCGTCGTCGAGACGCTCGCGGCGCGCGGCGCGATCTTCGTGGACGACACCGACGAGGTGCCCGAGGGCGCGCGCGTCGTGTTCTCGGCCCACGGGGTCTCTCCGGCGGTCCACGCCGCCGCGGCCGCCCGGTCGCTCGTGACGATCGACGCGACGTGCCCGCTCGTCACGAAGGTCCACAAGGAAGCGGTCCGGTTCGCGTCGGACGACTACGACATCCTGCTCATCGGTCACGCGGGCCACGAAGAGGTCGAAGGCACCCAGGGTGAGGCGCCCGCGCACATCCAGGTCGTCAACTCGCCCGACGAGGTCGACGCGGTGACGGTCCGCGACCCCGACAAGGTCGTGTGGATCTCCCAGACGACCCTGTCGGTCGACGAGACGATGGAGACCGTGCGTCGGCTGCGCGAGCGGTTCCCGACGCTGCAGGACCCGCCGAGCGACGACATCTGCTACGCGACGCAGAACCGGCAGGTCGCGGTCAAGAAGCTCGCTCCGGAGTGCGACGTCGTGCTCACCGTCGGTTCTGCCAACTCGTCGAACTCGGTCCGCCTCGTCGAGGTGGCGCTCGACTCGGGCGCGCGCGCGTCGTACCGCATCGACACCGCCGCCGAGATCGACCCGGCCTGGCTCGAGGGCGCGACGACGGTCGGTGTCACGTCCGGCGCGTCGGTCCCCGAGATCCTCGTGCGGGACGTCCTCGCGAGCCTCGCAACCCACGGCTTCGCCGACGTCGAAGAGGTTCGCACCGCGACCGAGGACCTCATGTTCTCGCTCCCGCGGGAGCTGCGGGCCGACCTCAAGAACGCCGGGACCCCCGTCGAGCGTCCGCGGCGCGAGTCCCGTGGCGAGCTGGGTGTCCAGCCCGTCTGA
- a CDS encoding DNA recombination protein RmuC encodes MELWTAGAALLIGVAVGVLVGWMARASAASDRLRAAQVDAAQSRARLDAERAAHAERLAALAADNERQSEQFRALAADALANNNEQFLALAHQRLSASQQTQVGELAQREQAVKALVEPLTRTLEAVRTELTTAEKARLEGHAALGEQVRAMRESSEHLRSETAQLVMALRSSQVRGRWGELQLRRVVESAGMLAQVDFVEQSQVRTDDGLLRPDMVVRLAGGKNVVVDAKVAFLGYLEATQTTDERVRVERLAAHARHMRAHIDDLAGKRYWDQFAPAPEFVVMFVPAESFLHAALEQDPGLVEYAFERNVVIASPMTLLALLRTIAYAWRQDALASNAQAVLTLGKELHGRLATMGLHLAKLGRAIDAAAGAYNQTVSSLETRVLVSARRFADLNVVDGDLPTPATANPQLSAVSAPELVASATEQVVALDDLAPSTSAASGS; translated from the coding sequence ATGGAGCTCTGGACTGCTGGTGCCGCGCTGCTCATCGGGGTCGCTGTCGGCGTGCTCGTCGGCTGGATGGCCCGGGCGTCGGCGGCGAGCGACCGGCTGCGCGCCGCCCAGGTCGACGCCGCGCAGTCGCGAGCCCGGCTCGACGCCGAGCGTGCCGCGCACGCCGAACGGCTGGCGGCCCTCGCCGCCGACAACGAGCGCCAGTCGGAGCAGTTCCGCGCGCTCGCCGCCGACGCCCTCGCGAACAACAACGAGCAGTTCCTCGCGCTCGCCCATCAGCGGCTGTCCGCGAGCCAGCAGACCCAGGTCGGGGAGCTCGCGCAGCGCGAGCAGGCGGTCAAGGCCCTCGTCGAGCCGCTGACCCGGACGCTCGAGGCGGTGCGGACCGAGCTCACCACCGCCGAGAAGGCTCGGCTCGAGGGGCACGCGGCGCTCGGCGAGCAGGTCCGCGCGATGCGCGAGTCGTCCGAGCACCTGCGCAGCGAGACAGCGCAGCTCGTGATGGCGCTGCGCTCGTCCCAGGTGCGCGGCCGGTGGGGAGAGCTGCAGCTGCGCCGGGTCGTGGAGTCGGCCGGGATGCTCGCACAGGTCGACTTCGTCGAGCAGAGCCAGGTGCGGACCGACGACGGGCTCCTGCGCCCCGACATGGTCGTGCGGCTCGCGGGCGGCAAGAACGTCGTGGTCGACGCCAAGGTGGCGTTCCTGGGCTACCTCGAGGCGACGCAGACGACCGATGAGCGGGTCCGCGTCGAGCGGCTGGCTGCGCACGCCCGCCACATGCGCGCCCACATCGACGACCTCGCGGGCAAGCGGTACTGGGACCAGTTCGCCCCGGCACCCGAGTTCGTCGTGATGTTCGTCCCCGCCGAGTCGTTCCTGCACGCGGCGCTCGAGCAGGACCCCGGCCTCGTCGAGTACGCGTTCGAGCGCAACGTGGTGATCGCCTCCCCGATGACGCTGCTCGCGCTGCTGCGCACCATCGCCTACGCGTGGCGGCAGGACGCGCTCGCCTCGAACGCCCAGGCGGTGCTGACCCTCGGCAAGGAGCTGCACGGTCGGCTCGCGACGATGGGTCTGCACCTCGCCAAGCTCGGACGGGCGATCGATGCCGCAGCCGGTGCGTACAACCAGACCGTCTCGTCGCTCGAGACGCGCGTGCTCGTCAGCGCCCGGAGGTTCGCCGACCTCAACGTCGTGGACGGCGACCTGCCCACGCCGGCGACCGCGAATCCCCAGCTCTCGGCGGTGAGCGCGCCCGAGCTCGTGGCCTCGGCGACCGAGCAGGTCGTCGCGCTCGACGACCTCGCCCCCAGCACCTCGGCCGCATCCGGCTCGTGA
- a CDS encoding ABC transporter ATP-binding protein yields MPLPDVSVPPALEVRGLWKKFGDKIAVVGVDLVVPVGSFYGLVGPNGAGKTTTLSMATGLLRPDYGQVLVQGRDLWADPIGVKALLGVLPDGVKLFDRLTGAQLITYAGLLRGIDRETVAARTSDLLATLDLAADADTLVVDYSAGMSKKIALACALVHAPRLLVLDEPFEAVDPISAANIRDILTDYARSGGTVIVSSHVMDLVQRMCDHVAVIAAGHVLAAGPVDEVRAGETLEDRFVELVGGRSNGEGLAWLRTSSDSS; encoded by the coding sequence ATGCCCCTTCCCGACGTCTCGGTGCCGCCCGCGCTCGAGGTCCGGGGCCTGTGGAAGAAGTTCGGCGACAAGATCGCGGTCGTGGGCGTGGACCTCGTCGTGCCGGTCGGGTCGTTCTACGGGCTCGTGGGCCCCAACGGCGCCGGCAAGACCACGACGCTGTCCATGGCGACCGGCCTGCTGCGTCCCGACTACGGCCAGGTCCTGGTCCAGGGCCGCGACCTGTGGGCGGACCCGATCGGGGTCAAGGCGCTGCTCGGCGTGCTCCCCGACGGCGTCAAGCTGTTCGACCGGCTCACCGGCGCGCAGCTCATCACGTACGCCGGCCTCCTGCGGGGCATAGACCGCGAGACCGTCGCAGCACGCACGTCGGACCTCCTCGCGACGCTCGACCTCGCGGCGGATGCCGACACGCTCGTCGTCGACTACTCCGCGGGCATGTCGAAGAAGATCGCCCTCGCCTGCGCTCTCGTGCACGCGCCCCGCCTCCTCGTCCTCGACGAGCCGTTCGAGGCCGTCGACCCCATCTCGGCCGCCAACATCCGGGACATCCTCACGGACTACGCCCGCTCGGGCGGGACGGTCATCGTGTCCTCCCACGTCATGGACCTGGTCCAGCGCATGTGCGACCACGTCGCGGTGATCGCCGCAGGTCACGTGCTCGCCGCCGGGCCGGTCGACGAGGTGCGTGCGGGCGAGACGCTCGAGGACCGGTTCGTCGAGCTCGTGGGCGGTCGCTCGAACGGAGAGGGCCTCGCGTGGTTGCGCACCTCGTCCGACTCAAGCTGA
- the ychF gene encoding redox-regulated ATPase YchF: MALTIGIVGLPNVGKSTLFNALTRAQVLAANYPFATIEPNVGVVPLPDPRLEVLAGIFGSERILPATVSFVDIAGIVKGASEGEGLGNKFLAHIREAEAICQVTRVFQDPDVVHVDGRVSPKDDIETVNTELILADLQTLEKAVPRLEKDVRAKKADAALLEAAQQAQALLETGQTLAQGAVKAGIDPEQLARLQLMTAKPFIYVFNTDDAGLADTALQDELRAFVAPADAIFLDAQFESELVELEPDEAKEMLADNGQAEPGLDQLARVGFHTLGLQTYLTAGPKETRAWTIHQGWTAPQAAGVIHTDFQRGFIKAEVIGFDDLVAAGSIVAARAAGKARIEGKDYVMHDGDVVEFRFNV; the protein is encoded by the coding sequence GTGGCACTCACCATCGGCATCGTCGGCCTGCCCAACGTCGGCAAGTCCACCCTCTTCAACGCCCTGACCCGGGCGCAGGTTCTCGCGGCGAACTACCCGTTCGCGACGATCGAGCCCAACGTGGGTGTGGTGCCGCTCCCGGACCCACGCCTAGAGGTCCTTGCGGGCATCTTCGGCAGCGAGCGCATCCTGCCGGCGACGGTGTCGTTCGTCGACATCGCGGGCATCGTCAAGGGCGCCAGCGAGGGGGAGGGGCTCGGCAACAAGTTCCTCGCGCACATCCGTGAGGCTGAGGCGATCTGCCAGGTCACGCGCGTCTTCCAGGACCCGGACGTCGTCCACGTGGACGGCCGCGTCTCGCCGAAGGACGACATCGAGACCGTCAACACCGAGCTGATCCTCGCAGACCTCCAGACGCTCGAGAAGGCCGTGCCTCGGCTCGAGAAGGACGTGCGCGCCAAGAAGGCCGACGCCGCACTGCTCGAGGCCGCCCAGCAGGCGCAGGCGCTCCTCGAGACCGGCCAGACCCTCGCCCAGGGTGCGGTCAAGGCGGGCATCGACCCGGAGCAGCTCGCTCGCCTCCAGCTCATGACGGCGAAGCCGTTCATCTACGTGTTCAACACCGACGACGCCGGTCTCGCCGACACCGCGTTGCAGGACGAGCTGCGTGCGTTCGTGGCCCCGGCCGACGCGATCTTCCTCGACGCCCAGTTCGAGTCCGAGCTCGTCGAGCTCGAGCCCGACGAGGCCAAGGAGATGCTCGCCGACAACGGCCAGGCCGAGCCCGGTCTCGACCAGCTCGCGCGCGTCGGCTTCCACACCCTCGGCCTCCAGACCTACCTGACCGCCGGGCCCAAGGAGACGCGCGCCTGGACGATCCACCAGGGCTGGACCGCCCCGCAGGCCGCGGGCGTCATCCACACCGACTTCCAGCGCGGCTTCATCAAGGCCGAGGTCATCGGCTTCGACGACCTGGTCGCGGCCGGCTCGATCGTCGCGGCGCGTGCGGCCGGCAAGGCGCGCATCGAGGGCAAGGACTACGTGATGCACGACGGCGACGTCGTGGAGTTCCGCTTCAACGTGTAG
- a CDS encoding dihydrofolate reductase family protein — translation MMAVRVDLNISLDGFATTTDQTPETPFGEDWPRLVGAYVATRTFRERVLHDTSGEGTTGVDDEYARSYFAEIGAEIMGAGMFGLHTFPDDPDWRGWWGDEPPFRVPVFVLTHSAPRPSIVMAGGTTFHFLAATPQVALDRALEAAAGKDVRVGGGATVARDFLRAGLVDELHVAIAPMILGRGIRLWDDLRGLESDYDVTAETAESGTVHLTFRR, via the coding sequence CTGATGGCAGTACGTGTCGACCTCAACATCTCGCTCGACGGTTTCGCGACCACGACGGATCAGACTCCCGAGACCCCGTTCGGCGAGGACTGGCCGCGCCTTGTCGGCGCCTACGTCGCGACCAGGACCTTCCGTGAACGCGTCTTGCACGACACCTCGGGCGAGGGCACGACAGGCGTGGACGACGAGTATGCGAGGTCATACTTCGCTGAGATCGGCGCCGAGATCATGGGTGCGGGGATGTTCGGCCTGCACACCTTCCCTGACGACCCCGACTGGCGAGGGTGGTGGGGCGACGAACCCCCGTTCCGGGTCCCGGTGTTCGTTCTCACACACAGCGCCCCACGGCCATCGATCGTGATGGCCGGCGGCACGACCTTTCATTTCCTCGCTGCCACACCACAGGTGGCGCTCGACCGCGCGCTGGAAGCGGCCGCGGGCAAGGACGTCCGTGTCGGGGGCGGAGCCACCGTTGCGCGCGACTTCCTGCGGGCAGGGCTCGTCGACGAGCTCCACGTCGCGATCGCACCGATGATCCTCGGTCGCGGCATCCGCCTCTGGGACGACCTGCGCGGGCTGGAGTCCGACTACGACGTCACCGCTGAGACCGCCGAGAGCGGCACCGTCCACCTGACATTCCGACGGTAG
- a CDS encoding SRPBCC family protein — MWRRVTLEVRLDHPPSRVYPYFADPGRWPEFAPAVDTRRPLDSGPLQVGNRRAAVDRIGPFRIRFTDVLEVVEPDRRVVWHSTSPWNSRVEYVCTPDAGGTLVHADYGGDVAAGLRLVALLPTFVLARILRRDFTGLRRVLEAADRARARSRISGPDPSVG, encoded by the coding sequence ATGTGGCGACGCGTGACGCTCGAGGTCCGCCTCGATCACCCGCCGTCGCGCGTCTACCCGTACTTCGCCGATCCGGGTCGATGGCCCGAGTTCGCGCCCGCGGTCGACACCCGCCGCCCGTTGGACAGCGGTCCGCTGCAGGTGGGGAACCGGCGGGCCGCCGTCGACCGCATCGGGCCGTTCCGGATCCGGTTCACCGACGTGCTCGAGGTCGTCGAGCCCGACCGGCGGGTCGTGTGGCACTCGACGTCGCCGTGGAACTCCCGCGTCGAGTACGTCTGCACGCCCGACGCCGGGGGCACGCTCGTCCATGCCGACTACGGCGGTGACGTCGCGGCCGGGCTCCGGCTGGTGGCGCTCCTGCCGACGTTCGTGCTGGCGCGGATCCTGCGGCGCGACTTCACCGGCCTCCGCCGGGTGCTCGAGGCGGCAGACCGGGCTCGCGCCCGCAGCCGAATCTCAGGTCCGGACCCTTCAGTAGGGTGA
- a CDS encoding hemerythrin domain-containing protein — translation MILVHRIFRWLYRELPQLVRAVEPGDTARSAVVGRYAHLDFFALHMHHETEDMVLWDRLVAREPACTLHVGQMRAQHAEVAVRLSRIEPQLEPWVASADPRLRDAFATDIEELRDLLSAHLGQEEDDILPVAGDVMSQQEWDFMEEHTRATLMAHRKELGKDVLSLQLGLLIASVPEAERENWVRVNVPAPIRLLYLLLMKRRYDSAMRELYPDRPVPTMV, via the coding sequence ATGATCCTCGTCCATCGGATCTTCCGCTGGCTGTATCGGGAGCTCCCCCAGCTGGTGCGCGCGGTCGAGCCCGGCGACACCGCGCGCTCGGCGGTCGTCGGCCGCTACGCCCACCTCGACTTCTTCGCCCTGCACATGCACCACGAGACCGAGGACATGGTGCTCTGGGACAGGCTGGTCGCGCGCGAACCCGCCTGCACCCTGCACGTCGGTCAGATGCGAGCGCAGCACGCCGAGGTCGCGGTGCGGCTCTCGCGGATCGAGCCCCAGCTGGAGCCCTGGGTGGCCTCCGCCGATCCCCGGCTTCGCGACGCCTTCGCCACCGACATCGAGGAGCTCCGCGACCTGCTGTCGGCGCATCTCGGGCAGGAGGAGGACGACATCCTCCCCGTCGCGGGGGACGTGATGTCGCAGCAGGAGTGGGACTTCATGGAGGAGCACACGCGCGCCACCCTCATGGCGCACCGCAAGGAGCTCGGGAAGGACGTCCTGTCGCTGCAGCTCGGGCTGCTGATCGCGAGCGTTCCCGAGGCCGAGCGAGAGAACTGGGTCCGCGTCAACGTGCCCGCCCCGATCCGGCTCCTCTACCTCCTGCTCATGAAGCGGAGGTACGACAGCGCGATGCGGGAGCTCTACCCCGACCGTCCCGTGCCCACGATGGTGTGA
- a CDS encoding LytTR family DNA-binding domain-containing protein yields the protein MISIGIVEDDPASSALLVDYLRRYEYEHDEKFAVTQFADGADLVAGYRADMDILLLDVEMPGLDGFSAAQRIRQVDPDVLLIFITNMTQYAIHGYEVDALSYVLKPVPYFAFSQEIKRSLVRLRRRTADYLLLTVDGGVVRVATDDIVFLESVKHRTVVHTVDGKHSVVAPLKALEAELAGRSFFRSNSGYVVNLRHVLGVHGSSALMVGGHDLLISRPRKKAFLAALTDYLGARAT from the coding sequence GTGATCAGCATCGGCATCGTCGAGGACGACCCCGCGAGCTCGGCGCTGCTCGTCGACTACCTTCGCCGGTACGAGTACGAGCACGACGAGAAGTTCGCGGTGACGCAGTTCGCCGACGGCGCCGACCTCGTGGCGGGCTACCGCGCCGACATGGACATCCTGCTGCTCGACGTCGAGATGCCGGGGCTGGACGGGTTCAGCGCCGCGCAGCGGATCCGCCAGGTCGACCCTGACGTGCTGCTGATCTTCATCACGAACATGACCCAGTACGCGATCCACGGCTACGAGGTCGACGCGCTGAGCTACGTGCTCAAGCCAGTGCCGTACTTCGCCTTCTCCCAGGAGATCAAGCGCTCGCTCGTCCGGCTGCGCCGTCGGACGGCCGACTACCTGCTGCTCACGGTGGACGGCGGGGTGGTCCGGGTCGCCACCGACGACATCGTGTTCCTGGAGAGCGTGAAGCACCGCACGGTCGTCCACACCGTGGACGGCAAGCACTCGGTGGTGGCCCCGCTGAAGGCGCTGGAGGCGGAGCTGGCGGGCCGGAGCTTCTTCCGCAGCAACAGCGGCTACGTGGTGAACCTGCGGCACGTGCTCGGCGTCCACGGCAGCAGCGCGCTCATGGTCGGCGGGCACGACCTGCTGATCAGCAGGCCGCGCAAGAAGGCGTTCCTGGCGGCCCTGACCGACTACCTCGGGGCGCGGGCGACATGA